One window from the genome of Natrialba magadii ATCC 43099 encodes:
- a CDS encoding M48 family metalloprotease, which produces MDWSSDRRLQWRMLLALVLTLAGYAVLGWVVLSVLSTTMALVVCALFAVIILTSVSQADYIAYWATNAVAIDREQYPLLYDTIERLARQADLPVPPVAVIPSDEPNALSAGTGNRTVVCVTTGLLRTLEDDELEAVLAHELAYLKNDDSTVMTVAGFPMVVSAVALSTARRTFTFGSWLIGLPFLLGTYLLFVGLPVYLASLPGTLVLSRYREYAADRGAVAITGDPYALASALATLHGEPAPPDADLRTVAGFNAFCIVPTHSLSPVSTHPPTHRRIARLREQFVENTSGAAST; this is translated from the coding sequence ATGGATTGGTCCTCCGACAGACGGCTTCAGTGGCGGATGCTACTGGCACTCGTCCTCACACTCGCCGGATACGCCGTCCTTGGCTGGGTCGTCCTCTCGGTCCTGTCGACGACCATGGCACTTGTGGTCTGTGCGCTCTTTGCCGTCATCATCCTGACAAGCGTCTCGCAGGCCGACTACATCGCCTACTGGGCGACGAACGCGGTCGCCATCGACCGCGAGCAGTATCCGCTGCTGTACGACACCATCGAGCGGCTGGCTCGCCAGGCCGACCTCCCGGTGCCCCCAGTCGCCGTGATCCCATCGGACGAGCCGAACGCTCTTTCGGCCGGAACGGGAAACAGAACCGTCGTCTGCGTGACGACCGGGCTCCTGCGGACGCTCGAGGACGACGAACTCGAAGCGGTCCTCGCGCACGAACTCGCATACCTCAAGAACGATGACTCGACGGTGATGACCGTCGCCGGCTTCCCGATGGTCGTCTCGGCTGTCGCGCTGTCGACCGCGAGACGGACGTTCACGTTCGGTTCGTGGCTGATCGGGCTGCCGTTTCTGCTCGGCACGTACCTGCTGTTCGTCGGGCTTCCGGTGTATCTCGCCAGCCTACCGGGAACGCTCGTTCTGTCGCGGTATCGCGAGTACGCTGCTGACCGCGGTGCCGTCGCGATCACGGGCGATCCGTACGCCCTCGCAAGCGCACTCGCGACGCTGCACGGCGAACCCGCGCCGCCGGATGCAGACCTCCGGACGGTCGCCGGGTTCAACGCGTTCTGTATCGTTCCAACGCACTCCCTGTCGCCGGTTTCGACGCACCCACCCACACACCGGCGAATCGCCCGGCTTCGCGAGCAGTTCGTCGAGAATACGTCAGGTGCAGCGTCAACGTGA
- a CDS encoding SDR family NAD(P)-dependent oxidoreductase, with protein MHEPDYDVSGETAIVTGASQGIGKSIAETLAASGANVAICSRSIDRVGPVAEAINDAEDVPGEALAVECNVRERDQVQSFVDDTVEAFGDIDILVNNAGGEFIANFEDISENGWKTIVDLNLHSTVHCTQLAGEVMREGDGGTIINLSSVNGQHAAPGESHYSASKAAIIRLTETLATEWAGDGIRVNCVAPGLIQTPGVAETLGIQSEDMPPREKTERRIGHTEEIADAVQFLASPAASFITGETLTIKGVPRAGNSMSQDLGLE; from the coding sequence ATGCACGAACCAGATTATGACGTGTCGGGCGAGACTGCCATCGTCACCGGCGCGAGTCAGGGAATCGGCAAGTCGATCGCGGAGACGCTCGCCGCGAGCGGGGCGAACGTCGCGATCTGTTCGCGCTCGATCGACCGCGTCGGCCCGGTCGCGGAGGCGATTAACGACGCCGAAGACGTGCCTGGCGAGGCCCTCGCCGTCGAGTGTAACGTCCGCGAGCGCGACCAGGTCCAGTCGTTCGTCGACGACACCGTCGAGGCGTTCGGTGACATCGACATCCTCGTCAACAACGCCGGCGGCGAGTTCATCGCGAACTTCGAGGACATCTCGGAGAACGGCTGGAAAACCATTGTCGACCTCAACCTCCACAGCACGGTTCACTGCACCCAGCTCGCCGGCGAGGTCATGCGCGAGGGCGACGGCGGCACGATCATCAACCTCTCGTCGGTCAACGGCCAGCACGCCGCGCCGGGCGAAAGCCACTACAGCGCCTCGAAGGCGGCGATTATCCGACTGACCGAGACGCTCGCGACCGAGTGGGCCGGCGACGGCATCCGCGTCAACTGCGTCGCACCCGGCCTGATCCAGACCCCCGGCGTCGCCGAGACGCTCGGCATCCAGAGCGAGGATATGCCACCGCGCGAGAAAACGGAGCGCCGCATCGGCCACACCGAGGAAATCGCAGACGCCGTCCAGTTCCTCGCCAGTCCGGCAGCCTCGTTCATCACCGGGGAGACGTTGACCATCAAAGGGGTTCCACGCGCCGGGAACTCGATGTCCCAGGACCTGGGACTCGAGTAG
- the thiD gene encoding bifunctional hydroxymethylpyrimidine kinase/phosphomethylpyrimidine kinase, with translation MRTPAPDSRPVALTIAGSDSGGGAGIQADLATMTAHGVFGTSAITAVTAQHTRGVERSFALPTEEVTAQIDAVTGDFAVGAAKTGMLATTELVETVAEKAATFEFPLVVDPVMVATTGDRLLEPDAERAYEDLLSEATLATPNADEAEVLTDIAVTDEESAREAGEAIRDLGVDAVLVKGGHVPGETVTDLLVTEAGTTTFEHPRVGTAATHGSGCTLAAAIAARLATGDDLETAVSGATDFLARAVRYAYDVGEGDGAVNHAVDLRNQAAREPTAEAVQTVVDRLVNADVTALVPEVGMNVVGATPYAESVDETAAVEGRITRTLSGIQPNRGVRFGASSHVARFLLSAREFSPDLRFAVNCRFGPDVEAALEALEWDVAEYDRGDEPTSSAEQEGETMGWGAQQAFGGRDGEQSQESQEPSTAVIDRGAVGKEAMTKLVAADPATLAERVVALDAALER, from the coding sequence ATGAGAACACCAGCACCCGACAGCCGCCCCGTTGCGCTCACAATTGCGGGCAGTGACTCCGGCGGCGGGGCCGGTATCCAGGCCGACCTCGCGACGATGACTGCCCACGGCGTCTTCGGAACGTCGGCGATCACCGCCGTCACCGCCCAGCACACCCGCGGCGTCGAGCGCTCGTTCGCCCTCCCCACCGAGGAGGTCACAGCCCAGATTGACGCCGTCACCGGCGACTTCGCCGTTGGCGCGGCGAAAACGGGGATGCTCGCAACAACTGAACTCGTCGAAACCGTCGCCGAGAAGGCAGCCACGTTCGAGTTCCCACTCGTCGTCGACCCCGTGATGGTCGCGACGACCGGCGATCGATTGTTAGAACCCGATGCCGAGCGCGCCTACGAGGATCTCCTGTCGGAGGCGACTCTCGCCACGCCGAACGCGGACGAGGCCGAGGTGCTGACGGATATCGCAGTCACGGACGAGGAAAGCGCCCGCGAGGCTGGCGAGGCGATCCGTGACCTCGGCGTTGACGCAGTACTAGTGAAGGGGGGCCACGTTCCCGGAGAGACAGTCACCGACCTGCTCGTCACGGAGGCGGGGACGACGACGTTCGAACATCCGCGCGTCGGAACCGCGGCGACTCACGGCTCGGGCTGTACGCTGGCGGCGGCCATCGCGGCCCGGCTGGCGACCGGCGACGACCTCGAGACCGCAGTTAGCGGTGCGACTGACTTCCTCGCTCGCGCGGTGCGCTACGCCTACGATGTCGGTGAGGGTGACGGTGCGGTAAATCACGCCGTCGACCTGCGAAACCAGGCCGCGCGGGAGCCGACCGCCGAAGCCGTGCAAACGGTCGTCGACCGACTCGTCAACGCCGACGTCACCGCACTCGTCCCCGAGGTCGGGATGAACGTCGTCGGCGCGACGCCCTACGCCGAATCCGTCGACGAGACAGCCGCCGTCGAGGGCCGCATTACACGAACGTTGTCGGGCATCCAGCCGAACCGCGGCGTCCGCTTCGGCGCGTCGAGTCACGTCGCCCGCTTCCTCCTCTCCGCACGCGAATTCAGCCCCGACCTTCGGTTCGCCGTCAACTGCCGATTCGGACCGGATGTGGAGGCGGCGCTCGAGGCACTCGAGTGGGACGTCGCGGAGTACGATCGTGGGGACGAGCCGACGAGTAGTGCTGAACAGGAGGGCGAGACGATGGGGTGGGGCGCACAGCAGGCGTTCGGAGGCCGTGACGGCGAGCAGTCGCAGGAGTCGCAGGAGCCGTCCACAGCCGTGATCGACCGCGGTGCAGTCGGCAAGGAGGCGATGACGAAACTCGTCGCGGCTGATCCAGCGACCCTCGCGGAGCGTGTCGTGGCGCTCGACGCGGCACTCGAGCGCTGA
- a CDS encoding AIR synthase family protein: MADLGKIDREFFERRIAPNLGADRDDVVLGPTHGVDFGVLDIGGQAFVTATDPLSIPPALGFERAARFALDLVLADVAVSGVAPSHLSVCFTLPETMSDGEFATVWETFHEECVDLGVSVVTGHTARYSDPSHPWVGAATAMGVGEHDEIVRPDGARVGDRLLLTTGPAVESVGLLSTIFADEIDLPADVLADAQERLDEVYAVRDALTAAAAGSGTVTAMHDVTEGGLAGALNEMAAGAGAQFVIDREAVPMRPGVAELCEHLEIDPWAMTSSGSLLIAVDPDGAAAVTDALENRGTVVADIGRVERAESADDSAAGEVVVDGERLDHPNEDPSWAAYAELATE, from the coding sequence ATGGCTGATCTCGGCAAGATAGATCGCGAGTTCTTCGAGCGCCGGATTGCGCCGAATCTCGGTGCTGACCGGGACGACGTGGTTCTCGGGCCGACCCACGGTGTCGACTTCGGCGTGCTCGATATCGGCGGGCAGGCGTTCGTCACCGCGACCGATCCGCTCTCGATCCCGCCAGCGCTCGGGTTCGAACGCGCGGCACGGTTCGCGCTCGACCTCGTGCTCGCGGACGTGGCCGTCAGCGGCGTCGCGCCGTCACATCTCTCGGTCTGTTTCACGCTTCCCGAGACGATGTCCGACGGGGAGTTCGCGACCGTCTGGGAGACGTTTCACGAGGAGTGCGTCGATCTCGGTGTGTCCGTCGTGACGGGGCACACGGCCAGATACTCTGACCCGTCCCATCCGTGGGTCGGCGCAGCGACCGCGATGGGCGTCGGCGAGCACGACGAAATCGTCCGCCCAGACGGAGCGCGTGTCGGCGACCGACTCCTGCTGACGACCGGGCCTGCCGTCGAGTCTGTCGGACTCCTGAGTACGATCTTCGCCGACGAGATCGACCTTCCGGCGGACGTGCTCGCCGACGCACAGGAGCGCCTCGACGAGGTGTACGCCGTCCGGGACGCGCTCACGGCGGCCGCGGCAGGCTCTGGAACCGTCACCGCGATGCACGACGTAACCGAAGGCGGGCTCGCCGGCGCGCTGAACGAGATGGCCGCCGGTGCGGGTGCTCAGTTCGTGATCGACCGTGAGGCTGTACCGATGCGCCCCGGTGTCGCCGAACTCTGTGAGCATCTCGAAATCGACCCCTGGGCGATGACCAGCAGCGGCTCGCTTCTCATCGCGGTCGACCCCGACGGCGCTGCTGCGGTCACGGACGCACTCGAGAACAGGGGCACTGTCGTTGCGGACATCGGTCGAGTGGAGCGCGCCGAGTCCGCGGACGACTCTGCGGCAGGGGAGGTCGTCGTCGATGGAGAGCGGCTCGACCACCCGAACGAGGATCCGTCGTGGGCGGCATACGCGGAGCTTGCAACTGAGTAG
- the mutS gene encoding DNA mismatch repair protein MutS gives MTEATGIVGEFFSLKEGTDAELLAMQCGDFYEFFGEDAETVSDELDLKVSQKSSHGSSYPMAGVPLDDLTPYLKALVERGYRVAVADQYETDSGHAREIVRVVTPGTLLETSDADAQYLAAVVDGGSGSSSGSTDARYGLAFADVTTGRFLVAEAADTDEALTELYRFDPVEVLPGPESRTDDDLLGTVRERIDATLTLHETEAFAPKRADHAVQEQFGSETVDRLAVGEAAIAAAGAILSYVEETGAGVLASMTRIQSHHGDDHVTLDATTQRNLELTETMQGERDGSLFATIDHTETSAGGRLLKEWLQRPRRALDTLEQRQESVAALASAALARDEMQDTLGEAYDLARLASKATHGSADARDLVAVRETLAVLPALAETIESAPDLADSPLAEIIDRPDRETARELREALENAIASDPPSTVTQGELFQYGYDDDLDEVIDSHEEVKQWLDTLAEREKRQYSLSHVTVDRNKTDGYYIQVGKSAADGVPDHYEQIKTLKNSKRFTTDELAEKERDVLRLEEKRGELEYELFEELREEVAEQAELLQDVGRALATVDALASLATHAAENRWVKPDLHHGDALDIDQGRHPVVEQTTEFVPNDVRLDGEQRGFLVVTGPNMSGKSTYMRQVACIVLLAQIGSFVPAKEAEIGLVDGIFTRVGALDELAQGRSTFMVEMSELSNILHAATDESLVILDEVGRGTATYDGISIAWAATEYLHNEVAAKTLFATHYHELTGLAENLPRVANVHIAADERDGDVTFLRTVRDGPTDRSYGIHVADLAGVPGPVVDRAQDVLERLREEKAIEAKGGHTTEPVQTVFDVGSGQFRGPANADGGEPDDAPDESERGPDPETEAVLEDLEELDVNATPPVELMSKVQEWQENLSE, from the coding sequence ATGACAGAGGCGACGGGCATCGTCGGGGAGTTCTTCTCGCTCAAGGAGGGCACCGACGCGGAGTTGCTGGCGATGCAGTGTGGCGATTTCTACGAGTTCTTCGGCGAGGACGCGGAAACGGTCAGCGACGAACTCGATCTCAAAGTATCCCAGAAGTCCTCACACGGCTCGTCGTACCCGATGGCCGGCGTGCCATTGGACGACCTGACGCCGTATCTCAAGGCCCTGGTCGAGCGCGGCTACCGGGTCGCCGTCGCCGACCAGTACGAAACCGACTCCGGCCACGCGCGAGAGATTGTCCGCGTCGTGACGCCCGGGACGCTACTCGAGACGAGTGATGCAGACGCGCAGTATTTGGCGGCGGTAGTGGACGGTGGCTCTGGCTCGAGTAGCGGGTCGACGGACGCGCGCTACGGCCTCGCCTTCGCCGACGTGACCACCGGCCGCTTCCTCGTCGCCGAAGCCGCAGACACCGACGAGGCGCTGACGGAACTCTACCGGTTCGATCCCGTCGAGGTACTTCCCGGGCCCGAGAGCAGAACTGACGACGACCTGCTCGGAACCGTTCGGGAGCGCATCGACGCAACCCTCACGCTCCACGAGACGGAGGCGTTCGCACCGAAGCGCGCCGACCACGCAGTCCAGGAACAGTTCGGCAGCGAGACCGTCGATCGACTGGCGGTCGGCGAGGCAGCCATCGCCGCCGCGGGCGCGATCCTTTCCTACGTCGAGGAGACCGGCGCGGGCGTACTCGCCTCGATGACACGGATCCAGTCCCACCACGGCGACGATCACGTCACCCTCGACGCGACGACCCAGCGCAACCTCGAGCTGACCGAAACGATGCAGGGCGAACGCGACGGCTCGCTGTTCGCGACGATCGACCACACGGAGACCAGCGCCGGCGGGCGGCTCCTCAAGGAGTGGCTCCAGCGCCCTCGTCGCGCGCTCGACACGCTCGAACAGCGCCAGGAGAGCGTCGCCGCGCTCGCCTCGGCCGCGCTCGCTCGCGACGAGATGCAGGACACGCTCGGTGAGGCCTACGACCTCGCGCGGCTGGCCTCGAAGGCAACCCACGGCAGCGCAGACGCTCGCGACCTCGTCGCCGTGCGCGAGACGCTCGCCGTGCTGCCGGCGCTCGCGGAGACAATTGAATCCGCGCCAGACCTGGCTGATTCGCCGCTCGCCGAAATCATCGACCGGCCGGACCGCGAGACCGCACGCGAGCTTCGGGAGGCACTCGAGAACGCCATCGCTTCGGACCCCCCGTCGACGGTGACCCAGGGTGAACTCTTCCAGTACGGCTACGACGATGACCTGGACGAGGTCATCGACAGTCACGAGGAGGTCAAGCAGTGGCTCGACACGCTCGCCGAGCGAGAGAAGCGCCAGTACTCCCTCTCGCACGTCACCGTCGACCGGAACAAGACCGACGGCTACTACATCCAGGTCGGCAAGTCCGCCGCCGACGGCGTCCCCGACCATTACGAGCAGATCAAGACGCTCAAGAACTCGAAGCGGTTCACGACCGACGAACTCGCGGAGAAGGAACGCGACGTGCTCCGACTCGAGGAGAAACGAGGGGAACTCGAGTACGAACTCTTCGAGGAGCTCCGGGAAGAGGTCGCCGAGCAGGCGGAACTCCTGCAGGACGTGGGCCGGGCGCTCGCGACGGTCGACGCGCTGGCGAGTCTGGCGACCCACGCGGCCGAGAACCGGTGGGTCAAGCCCGACCTGCACCACGGTGACGCGCTCGACATCGACCAGGGTCGCCACCCCGTCGTCGAGCAGACGACCGAGTTCGTTCCGAACGATGTCCGACTAGACGGCGAGCAGCGAGGCTTCCTGGTCGTTACCGGCCCCAACATGTCCGGAAAGTCGACCTACATGCGCCAGGTCGCCTGTATCGTTCTGCTGGCCCAGATCGGGAGTTTTGTCCCGGCCAAGGAGGCCGAGATCGGCCTCGTCGACGGTATCTTCACCCGCGTCGGTGCGCTCGACGAACTCGCACAGGGCCGGTCGACGTTCATGGTCGAGATGAGCGAACTCTCGAACATCCTCCACGCGGCGACCGACGAGTCGCTGGTCATTCTGGACGAAGTCGGCCGCGGCACGGCGACGTACGATGGCATCTCGATCGCCTGGGCGGCCACCGAGTACCTCCACAACGAAGTCGCAGCGAAGACGCTGTTCGCAACGCACTACCACGAACTGACCGGGCTCGCGGAGAACCTGCCGCGCGTCGCCAACGTCCACATTGCAGCGGACGAACGCGACGGCGACGTGACCTTCCTCCGAACCGTCCGGGACGGTCCGACTGACCGCTCGTACGGGATCCACGTCGCCGATCTGGCGGGCGTCCCCGGCCCCGTCGTCGACCGCGCGCAGGACGTCCTCGAGCGCCTCCGCGAGGAGAAGGCTATCGAGGCGAAGGGAGGACACACGACCGAGCCGGTCCAGACGGTGTTCGATGTGGGAAGCGGCCAGTTCCGCGGGCCGGCGAACGCGGATGGCGGTGAACCGGACGATGCGCCGGACGAGAGTGAGCGTGGGCCTGACCCCGAGACCGAGGCCGTACTCGAGGACCTCGAGGAGCTCGACGTGAACGCGACGCCGCCGGTTGAGCTTATGTCCAAGGTACAGGAATGGCAAGAGAACCTCTCTGAGTGA
- a CDS encoding tRNA-binding protein, translating to MVENPFDVDIRVGEVLEAEAFPEANKPKMTKLWIDLGDKHGEIQSAAQYDHHYEPEELEGRRVLCATNLGTVRIAGFKSEALTVGVPDEEEYPVLVEPDRDVDVPLGGLLF from the coding sequence ATGGTCGAGAACCCATTCGACGTCGACATTCGCGTCGGCGAAGTACTCGAGGCCGAGGCATTTCCGGAAGCGAACAAACCCAAGATGACCAAACTCTGGATCGATCTGGGTGACAAACACGGCGAGATTCAGTCTGCGGCGCAGTACGACCACCACTACGAACCCGAGGAACTCGAGGGACGGCGCGTACTGTGCGCGACGAACCTTGGTACCGTCCGCATCGCAGGGTTCAAATCCGAGGCGCTGACGGTCGGCGTCCCCGACGAGGAGGAGTATCCAGTGCTGGTCGAACCGGACCGAGACGTGGACGTGCCGCTCGGTGGCCTGCTATTCTAA